A genomic window from Silene latifolia isolate original U9 population chromosome 11, ASM4854445v1, whole genome shotgun sequence includes:
- the LOC141613064 gene encoding putative late blight resistance protein homolog R1B-13, translating into MSMLNHIRSQSQTRPTSEEVFPLFTSKVDAVEDVEDVEVTEAAHNYILFFREFKSDGCSGLKEGAEGFNASLRHAYDEYIKFPCMELPMLELEFFDMLVNLTEFKKSDIYNPDQIGVVHDDLSICFSFLQPYIMRHDKPEEVNLLWTQFTKLGRKVSNMIDTFEEFPIWYNKLRVSYVLEEVKLMKEHLSKIFSRDTSKTEVEGSGTHAENQMEKGHMTEHSKDEVSFEEEDRLRTQLTTGSRSLEKISIVGMPGLGKTTLAMRLYKDCAKSFHAHAWCYVGQEFRRKELLLYIIGQISERPSCEINTMKVEDLATLLKQCLRQKRNYLVVLDDVWDVNAWDALRICFPPSSNGSRILITSSQKLASVAEESIWHEELSKNIMWNWERNRREMWRAATFNCYDSWSS; encoded by the exons ATGAGCATGCTTAACCACATTCGGTCACAGTCTCAAACAAGACCCACTTCTGAAGAAGTATTCCCCTTATTTACCTCAAAAG TTGATGCTGTAGAAGATGTTGAAGATGTTGAGGTTACTGAAGCAGCACACAATTATATCTTATTTTTCAGAGAATTTAAAAGTGATGGTTGTTCTGGTCTGAAGGAAGGAGCTGAAGGCTTCAACGCATCGCTCAGACACGCTTATGACGAATATATCAAGTTTCCCTGCATGGAGCTGCCCATGCTTGAATTAGAGTTCTTTGATATGCTAGTGAATCTGACAGAGTTTAAGAAAAGTGATATTTATAATCCAGATCAAATTGGAGTAGTCCATGATGATTTATCtatttgcttttcttttcttcaaCCTTATATTATGAGGCATGACAAACCAGAGGAAGTTAATCTGCTATGGACTCAGTTTACGAAACTGGGCCGTAAAGTGAGCAATATGATAGACACATTTGAGGAGTTTCCTATATGGTATAACAAATTACGAGTTTCTTATGTCTTAGAAGAGGTTAAGCTTATGAAAGAACATTTGTCGAAAATTTTTAGCAGGGACACGTCCAAGACTGAAGTTGAGGGCTCAGGTACACATGCTGAAAACCAAATGGAAAAAGGCCACATGACAGAGCATTCCAAAGATGAAGTCAGTTTTGAGGAGGAAGATAGACTGAGGACACAACTTACCACAGGGTCACGGAGTTTGGAGAAAATATCAATAGTTGGTATGCCTGGTTTAGGCAAGACAACCTTAGCCATGAGGCTATATAAAGATTGTGCCAAGTCTTTCCATGCTCATGCTTGGTGTTATGTTGGGCAAGAGTTTCGAAGGAAAGAGCTTCTCCTTTACATCATTGGTCAGATTAGTGAGCGACCTAGCTGTGAAATCAATACCATGAAGGTGGAAGATTTAGCTACACTCTTGAAGCAGTGTCTACGTCAAAAAAGGAACTATCTCGTAGTCTTAGATGATGTATGGGATGTTAATGCTTGGGATGCTCTTCGGATATGTTTTCCACCTAGCTCCAATGGAAGTAGAATACTAATAACAAGCAG TCAAAAGTTGGCATCTGTTGCAGAAGAAAGTATTTGGCACGAGGAGTTATCCAAAAATATTATGTGGAATTGGGAAAGGAATCGCAGAGAAATGTGGAGGGCTGCCACTTTCAATTGTTATGATAGCTGGAGTTCTTAA